The following proteins are co-located in the Silene latifolia isolate original U9 population chromosome 1, ASM4854445v1, whole genome shotgun sequence genome:
- the LOC141586691 gene encoding uncharacterized protein LOC141586691, with product MISLEGITDEQFSVIRPYNLSLGMDSISEVSEDDKNWEEVSRRGKSSNSESSRVSQLYLSNSDVESELKFWSTAVYGYVLGANPPFKVIDGFVKRVWGYTDYDQLSFNSNCTFLVRFKTEEMKLRVLQSGPIFIDNKPVIVKEWTPDCKMIKESVDMVPIWIRFYGLPLKFWGNALLKIAALVGKPDCMKNQLRKPAKKVWVPKKPGLSNQVPKVNNPAVDVPNVVAEPVVAPVAAAREDTGHLMTGPTRIFSGGFEGLVTPMPTVFNSFTPARIITKMTRQGGVSGSGNKTYMEVVEHSIHYMKVLGGEMAAPPVAIKNGVRTGSINKVHQGLGNNWKVVHNNNVHDGGRIWIIWDHAIFSVDILACEAQVIHSKVTSLQSGIVWWLSMVYGFNRVHERMPLWNSLSTMNALVNGPWVVMGDFNNVLALNERLGYEVTNYEIKDFQNCVADCGLVDVPAHGAYFTWNNKHDPGDMVFIRIDRVMSNDEWLLQFPDFSIMFHPAFFIIAPEVWDSEVEGYKMFQLVKKLKWLKLPLKRLNGSAFANIETSVQVAQMYMFSMQKKHHEDPLNLDVQAEEKAACASFKLLQEARRSFLSQKAKVQWMAGGDDNTTYFHSIIKARRLQNRILNIKDMNGN from the exons ATGATTTCTCTGGAAGGGATCACTGATGAACAATTTTCTGTGATCCGACCGTACAATTTAAGTCTGGGAATGGATTCCATATCTGAAGTCAGCGAAGATGATAAGAATTGGGAGGAAGTATCACGAAGAGGTAAGTCGTCTAATTCTGAATCTTCGAGGGTGAGTCAACTTTATCTTTCTAATAGTGATGTTGAGTCTGAACTGAAGTTTTGGTCTACGGCGGTATACGGTTACGTGTTAGGAGCTAACCCCCCTTTTAAGGTCATTGATGGATTTGTTAAGAGAGTATGGGGTTACACTGACTATGACCAGTTATCCTTTAATTCGAATTGTACTTTCCTGGTTCGGTTTAAGACGGAAGAGATGAAGCTACGTGTGTTGCAATCAGGACCAATTTTCATTGACAATAAGCCTGTAATTGTTAAGGAATGGACTCCTGATTGTAAAATGATCAAAGAATCTGTCGACATGGTGCCTATTTGGATTCGTTTTTATGGCCTTCCACTAAAGTTTTGGGGAAATGCTTTACTAAAAATTGCGGCTCTTGTAGGTAAACCT GACTGCATGAAGAATCAGTTGAGGAAACCTGCTAAGAAGGTATGGGTCCCTAAGAAACCCGGTCTTTCTAATCAGGTTCCTAAAGTTAATAATCCTGCGGTTGATGTTCCAAATGTGGTAGCAGAACCAGTGGTGGCACCAGTGGCTGCTGCTAGAGAAGACACAGGACACCTCATGACTGGTCCAACTAGGATTTTTAGTGGGGGCTTTGAAGGCCTGGTTACTCCCATGCCTACTGTCTTTAATTCTTTTACTCCTGCCAGGATTATTACTAAAATGACTAGGCAAGGAGGAGTAAGTGGTAGTGGGAATAAAACTTATATGGAGGTAGTGGAACATTCTATTCACTACATGAAAGTCCTGGGAGGGGAAATGGCAGCTCCACCTGTTGCTATTAAAAATGG GGTTAGAACTGGTTCTATCAATAAGGTCCATCAAGGGCTAGGTAATAATTGGAAGGTAGTTCATAATAATAATGTTCATGATGGTGGTAGGATTTGGATAATTTGGGATCATGCTATCTTCAGTGTTGATATCCTTGCTTGTGAGGCTCAGGTGATTCATTCCAAGGTTACTTCCTTGCAGTCTGGCATTGTTTGGTGGCTATCAATGGTTTATGGGTTTAACAGGGTCCATGAAAGAATGCCTTTATGGAATTCCTTGTCTACAATGAATGCTTTGGTTAATGGTCCCTGGGTTGTCATGGGGGATTTTAATAATGTCTTAGCTTTGAATGAAAGGTTGGGGTATGAGGTTACCAATTATGAGATCAAAGATTTCCAAAATTGTGTGGCTGATTGTGGTTTAGTGGATGTTCCTGCACATGGGGCCTATTTTACCTGGAATAATAAGCATGACCCAGGAGATATGGTGTTTATTAGAATTGATAGGGTGATGAGCAATGATGAGTGGCTTTTGCAATTTCCTGATTTCAGCATTATGTTCCATCCTGCCTTTTTTATCATTGCCCCT GAGGTTTGGGACTCTGAAGTAGAGGGATACAAGATGTTTCAACTTGTTAAGAAGCTCAAATGGCTTAAGCTACCTCTGAAAAGGCTTAATGGGAGTGCTTTTGCCAACATTGAGACATCTGTTCAGGTGGCTCAAATGTACATGTTTTCTATGCAGAAGAAGCATCATGAGGATCCATTGAACCTTGATGTCCAAGCTGAGGAGAAAGCTGCATGTGCTAGTTTTAAACTTCTGCAGGAGGCCAGGAGAAGTTTCTTAAGTCAGAAAGCCAAAGTTCAATGGATGGCTGGGGGTGATGATAATACTACTTATTTCCACAGTATTATTAAAGCTAGGAGATTACAGAACAGAATCTTGAATATCAAAGATATGAATGGAAATTAG